In Candidatus Saccharimonadia bacterium, a single genomic region encodes these proteins:
- a CDS encoding PKD domain-containing protein, with amino-acid sequence MFRKIVSQLSLSPSAVSQLTFYARRLGKERVTRTFTVIAGVLLVGLQSAVVLGPPTPSNAASPSDIIHGGIVSQADLLNRYDESAELQAIYNRLGISRADLQNTKKATVNTKDRTLKSIGRSQHSASDYEVTIGTHTYWMQPLYQWDTGSNVYNGSNYDVLQGTRSRDGSYFAVMFHCGNIISKTYPPTPTPTPKPTPKPTPKPTPTPTPKPTPTPKPNTPTLACVKLTPSTTSGDVPLKVNYTGSGTATGQTVASYSFDFGDNSPTATSAAPAASHTYTTAGSFVATMRVKGSLGATTAVTSACSATITTAAIPPSFTKAKSALNLTQNIDAVTKPAGAGDLVKYHLSTKNIGGSAGDYTVVEHITDVLEYADVTDLTGATLTDGVLTWPAQSIAPDATLVTTFTVKIKDPIPTTPVGISDKNSFDLRLDNVYGTTVQITLTPPPAKQVEIAAATLPDTGGATSTLVVLLVSGLSLFFYFRNRQLLTEIKLLRGEFQGGTQ; translated from the coding sequence ATGTTTAGAAAGATCGTTTCTCAGCTCTCGCTATCACCGAGTGCCGTCAGCCAGCTGACGTTCTACGCGCGTCGCCTGGGCAAGGAACGTGTCACACGCACGTTCACCGTGATCGCCGGCGTGCTGCTGGTGGGCCTCCAAAGTGCCGTCGTACTCGGCCCGCCCACCCCCTCCAACGCCGCCTCCCCGAGCGACATCATCCACGGCGGCATCGTCTCCCAGGCCGACCTTCTCAACCGCTACGACGAGAGCGCTGAGCTCCAGGCTATCTACAACCGCCTCGGCATCAGCCGTGCCGACCTCCAAAACACCAAAAAAGCCACGGTCAACACCAAGGATCGCACCCTCAAATCTATCGGCCGCAGCCAGCACTCCGCCAGCGACTACGAAGTCACCATCGGGACCCACACCTATTGGATGCAGCCCCTGTACCAATGGGATACCGGCTCCAATGTTTACAACGGCTCAAACTACGACGTACTCCAAGGCACCCGCTCACGCGACGGCAGCTATTTTGCCGTCATGTTCCACTGCGGCAATATTATCAGCAAAACTTACCCACCAACCCCAACCCCCACCCCCAAACCGACACCCAAGCCAACTCCCAAACCTACACCGACCCCCACCCCAAAGCCCACGCCAACACCCAAACCCAACACGCCCACGCTAGCCTGTGTCAAACTCACCCCCAGCACCACTTCGGGCGATGTGCCGCTGAAGGTAAATTACACCGGCTCCGGCACCGCTACCGGCCAAACCGTGGCCTCCTACAGCTTCGATTTCGGCGACAATAGCCCCACCGCCACGAGCGCCGCTCCCGCCGCTAGTCATACCTACACCACAGCCGGCAGTTTCGTCGCCACCATGCGCGTCAAAGGCTCGTTGGGCGCCACCACTGCCGTCACCAGCGCCTGCAGCGCCACCATTACTACCGCTGCCATTCCGCCGAGCTTCACCAAGGCCAAATCTGCCCTCAACCTCACCCAAAACATCGACGCCGTCACCAAGCCCGCAGGTGCCGGTGACCTCGTCAAATACCACCTCAGCACCAAAAATATCGGCGGCAGCGCTGGCGACTACACCGTCGTGGAACACATTACCGATGTGCTCGAATACGCCGACGTTACCGACCTCACCGGGGCCACCCTCACCGACGGCGTACTCACGTGGCCGGCGCAGTCCATTGCCCCCGACGCCACCCTCGTGACCACCTTCACGGTCAAAATCAAAGACCCCATCCCCACCACTCCCGTCGGCATCTCCGACAAAAATTCCTTCGACCTCCGCCTCGACAACGTCTACGGCACCACCGTCCAGATCACCCTCACTCCCCCACCCGCCAAGCAAGTTGAAATCGCCGCCGCTACCCTCCCAGACACGGGTGGCGCCACCAGCACCCTCGTCGTACTCCTCGTGAGCGGGCTCAGTCTCTTCTTCTACTTCCGCAACCGCCAACTCCTCACCGAAATCAAATTACTACGCGGCGAATTCCAAGGAGGAACCCAGTAA
- a CDS encoding peptidoglycan binding domain-containing protein: protein MLRRRLDPERHGSAGFTSVTRVAAMGLVVGFFAVGMHMATQAYYDGRMLPGVRVAGHNLSGLTLAQARMVIAKNVAAYRLKLDVAGDKYNVAAADLGVTFDVEATLSSAYNSGRESWLPPLHHEPLELSYRLNRVQLNAFATSVSNKIGTPPVDAAVVVAAGAVTTVPEKSGWSIDRIGLERLIEDDVRSPAGATLALKPREQLADIRVQALAPTIEQTRHLMAVPVVLSYQGQTFTPTPAEIGTWIGFVKQPDGLAHKLVPQVDTARLKNYVQGLANRLDVAPTNKKVNVENGVAKVAQEGVEGTAIDQDSITAAVAEAVGKQTPLTFAITSHAVPFKTTSTTLVSLDLGRYIEINLSKQHLWVWQDHQVIYESPLTSGATGAGLGTVTGLFSIYYKTTNTHLVGYQYGYNYDVPVKYWMPFYSGYGLHDAVWRNGKFGGPDYYYGGSHGCVNLPDATAEFLYNWSTIGTPVWVHN, encoded by the coding sequence ATGCTGAGGCGGAGATTAGATCCTGAGCGGCACGGAAGCGCCGGTTTTACGTCGGTGACCCGGGTGGCCGCTATGGGCCTGGTAGTGGGTTTTTTTGCTGTGGGTATGCATATGGCTACCCAGGCTTACTACGATGGGCGGATGCTTCCGGGGGTGCGGGTGGCCGGCCATAATTTGAGCGGGCTAACGCTGGCTCAGGCGCGGATGGTGATTGCGAAGAATGTGGCGGCTTACCGGTTGAAGCTCGATGTGGCGGGCGACAAATATAACGTGGCGGCGGCTGACTTGGGGGTGACCTTCGATGTGGAGGCGACGCTTTCGAGTGCTTACAATTCGGGTCGTGAGAGCTGGTTGCCGCCGTTGCACCACGAGCCCCTGGAGCTGTCATACCGGCTCAATCGTGTCCAGCTCAATGCGTTTGCGACGAGTGTGTCAAACAAAATTGGTACTCCCCCGGTCGACGCGGCGGTGGTGGTGGCAGCTGGAGCGGTGACGACGGTGCCGGAAAAAAGCGGCTGGTCGATTGATCGGATTGGATTGGAGCGGCTGATTGAGGATGATGTGCGCTCCCCCGCCGGGGCGACCCTGGCGCTGAAGCCTCGCGAACAGCTGGCCGATATTCGGGTGCAGGCCCTGGCGCCGACGATTGAGCAAACCAGGCATTTGATGGCGGTGCCGGTGGTTTTGAGCTACCAGGGCCAGACGTTTACCCCTACTCCGGCCGAGATTGGTACTTGGATTGGGTTTGTGAAGCAGCCGGATGGGCTGGCTCATAAGTTGGTACCGCAGGTGGATACGGCTCGGTTGAAAAATTATGTGCAGGGTTTGGCCAATCGGCTGGACGTGGCGCCGACAAACAAAAAAGTGAATGTGGAGAACGGTGTTGCCAAGGTGGCTCAGGAGGGCGTCGAGGGGACGGCTATCGATCAGGATTCGATCACGGCGGCGGTGGCCGAGGCGGTGGGCAAGCAGACTCCCCTGACATTTGCGATTACCTCGCATGCGGTGCCGTTTAAGACGACCTCTACTACGCTCGTGAGTTTGGATTTGGGCCGGTACATCGAAATAAATCTGAGCAAGCAGCATTTGTGGGTATGGCAGGATCACCAGGTGATTTACGAATCACCGCTAACGAGTGGGGCTACGGGCGCTGGTTTGGGCACTGTTACAGGACTGTTTAGCATTTATTACAAAACGACGAATACTCATCTGGTGGGGTATCAATATGGGTATAATTACGACGTGCCAGTGAAGTACTGGATGCCCTTCTACTCTGGTTATGGCTTGCATGATGCGGTATGGCGGAACGGTAAATTTGGTGGGCCGGATTACTACTACGGCGGGTCGCATGGGTGTGTGAACTTGCCGGATGCGACGGCGGAATTCCTATACAATTGGTCGACGATCGGGACGCCGGTGTGGGTGCATAATTAG
- the pheT gene encoding phenylalanine--tRNA ligase subunit beta → MKVTSTWIKECLRRTMLSDRQVVEALERAGMEIEQFITSTEIDKRVVTALVKKVVQHPGADRLKLVEVETNEGKYGVVCGAPNVREGMRVAFAQVGAVLPDGERIAKAKLRGEYSEGMLCSEQELGLGQNHDGLLELPPTAGLGEPVSSLYPAESVIDLKTPANRWDVQSVYGLAREVAAMTDSTLLPLTPPLVEFADASGVLAAKPEAARYMVAKVRVRQTAGSPLSVAARLRAAGVRSIGPVVDVTNYVLLETGQPLHAFDAAKVKLPIVVRRARAGEELVTLDGVRRTLSEADLVIADGSGPIALAGLMGGQSTEVSGETEEILLEAAVFDGATVRKMAQRHGLRTEASARFERALPVVLPPLGLARAVELLGEVAEGQLVHTYEAPYAHPSTWNIALAVPKLVRTVGFGITHKEAVAALARLGIEAKVKGEVIEVAEVPWWRPDLREPADLVEEIVRVMGYERVPSTIPSWRPRRIEFDRQRTWRRRIRDTLWAAGGFEVMTYSFVSAHQLERLGLDLGEHLKLKNPLSSEQAYLRSSLLPSHLTTLERNRMYAKAVTFYEISKVFLKRSAGDQPDEPERLAVTVLDPERAYAVAKGLLDALGDALNVDVVVRPAQHAAYVNGRFGEVLVGDKVVGGIGQLLPSHLRALKLDGEVAHLELDLGPLVAASGTRAYVAPGVFPATTRDIALVVPREVSWQAVREAAAGWELTFVGDYYGEGLPPGHKGMTIRVRLALPDRTPTESDATQLEEAVLARLRHKVGAQRRG, encoded by the coding sequence ACAAAAGGGTAGTGACGGCTCTGGTTAAAAAAGTTGTTCAGCACCCGGGAGCCGATAGGCTTAAATTGGTCGAGGTAGAGACGAATGAGGGTAAATATGGCGTAGTATGTGGTGCCCCCAATGTTCGCGAGGGCATGCGAGTAGCATTTGCTCAAGTGGGTGCCGTGTTACCAGATGGCGAGCGGATTGCGAAGGCGAAATTGCGAGGTGAATATAGCGAGGGAATGTTGTGTAGCGAGCAGGAATTGGGTCTCGGGCAGAATCACGACGGACTGCTTGAGCTGCCCCCTACTGCGGGGCTTGGTGAGCCGGTGAGCTCACTCTACCCTGCCGAGTCGGTCATTGACCTTAAGACCCCGGCCAACCGCTGGGACGTTCAAAGCGTGTACGGATTGGCGCGCGAAGTGGCGGCAATGACTGATTCGACGCTGCTGCCCTTGACTCCCCCGCTGGTGGAGTTTGCGGATGCGAGCGGGGTTTTGGCGGCGAAGCCTGAGGCGGCTCGGTATATGGTGGCAAAGGTACGCGTGCGGCAGACGGCTGGCTCTCCCCTCTCGGTGGCGGCCCGGTTGCGAGCGGCTGGTGTGCGGTCGATTGGGCCGGTGGTGGACGTGACGAATTATGTGCTGCTGGAGACTGGGCAACCGCTGCACGCTTTTGACGCCGCCAAGGTGAAGCTCCCTATCGTCGTGCGGCGGGCTCGGGCTGGCGAAGAGCTGGTGACGCTCGATGGTGTACGGCGCACGCTGTCTGAGGCTGATTTGGTGATTGCTGACGGTTCGGGGCCGATTGCGCTGGCTGGGTTGATGGGCGGGCAGTCGACGGAGGTGTCGGGTGAGACCGAAGAGATTTTGCTGGAGGCGGCGGTGTTTGACGGCGCTACGGTGCGCAAGATGGCTCAGCGCCATGGGTTGCGTACGGAGGCAAGCGCGCGGTTTGAGCGAGCGCTGCCGGTGGTACTCCCCCCTCTGGGCTTGGCCCGCGCGGTGGAATTGCTGGGCGAGGTGGCTGAGGGCCAGTTAGTGCATACTTACGAAGCACCATATGCACATCCTTCGACTTGGAATATTGCACTAGCGGTACCGAAATTGGTGCGCACGGTGGGTTTTGGAATTACGCACAAAGAGGCCGTGGCGGCGCTGGCGCGGCTGGGAATTGAGGCGAAGGTTAAGGGCGAGGTGATCGAAGTGGCTGAGGTGCCATGGTGGCGGCCGGATTTGCGCGAGCCGGCTGATCTCGTAGAGGAAATTGTGCGCGTGATGGGTTACGAGCGCGTGCCGTCCACTATTCCCTCGTGGCGGCCGCGTCGGATTGAATTTGATCGGCAGAGAACGTGGCGGCGAAGGATTCGCGATACGCTGTGGGCTGCCGGCGGCTTCGAGGTAATGACGTACTCGTTTGTGTCGGCGCATCAGCTGGAACGGCTGGGACTGGACCTTGGCGAGCATTTGAAGCTCAAGAATCCGCTCTCGAGTGAGCAGGCGTATTTGCGGAGCAGCTTGTTGCCGAGTCATTTGACGACGCTGGAGCGCAACCGAATGTATGCCAAGGCAGTGACATTTTACGAGATTTCGAAGGTGTTTTTGAAGCGAAGCGCGGGTGATCAGCCGGACGAACCGGAGCGTTTGGCGGTGACCGTGTTGGACCCGGAGCGGGCTTACGCGGTGGCTAAGGGGTTGCTCGATGCGCTGGGCGACGCGCTCAATGTGGATGTGGTGGTGCGGCCGGCGCAGCATGCGGCCTATGTGAATGGGCGGTTTGGTGAAGTGCTGGTGGGCGACAAGGTGGTGGGGGGTATTGGGCAATTGCTGCCGAGCCACCTGCGCGCGCTCAAACTGGACGGCGAAGTGGCGCACTTGGAGCTTGACCTCGGTCCCCTGGTGGCGGCCAGCGGCACGCGAGCATATGTAGCGCCGGGGGTGTTTCCGGCGACGACGCGCGATATTGCGCTCGTGGTGCCGCGCGAGGTGTCGTGGCAGGCTGTGCGGGAAGCGGCGGCGGGTTGGGAGCTGACGTTTGTGGGTGATTATTATGGCGAGGGGTTGCCGCCGGGTCATAAGGGTATGACGATTCGAGTGAGGCTGGCACTCCCCGACCGCACGCCGACCGAGTCTGATGCGACGCAGCTCGAGGAGGCTGTCTTGGCTCGATTGCGCCACAAGGTGGGTGCGCAGCGCCGCGGCTAG